ACGGTCCCGGCGGCGGCCGCACCGTCGCCGCCGCCGGCCTGGTCGACGGCGCCTTCAGCACTCGCCTCGGCGGCGGCGAGCTGATCACCGCGGTGCGGGTGCCGCTGGCCGCCGGGGCGCGCCGCTGGGGCTTCGCCGAGCTGGCCCGCCGCCACGGCGACTTCGCCCTCGTGCTCGCCGCCGCCACCACCGGGGACGGCGTGGCCGGGGTGACCCTGGGGGGCGTTGCTGGCGCGCCGCTGCGGGTCGAGGTGGAGGGCGGCCTCGACGAGGCGGGGATCCCCGCGGTCGCCGCCCGCTGCCGCGACGCCTGCCACCCCGGCGACGACGTCCACGCCACCGCCGCCTGGCGTCGCGCCATGGTCGAGGTGCTGGTCACCCGGGTGCTGCGCCAGGCGCTCCCGGGGAGATGAGGCTGATCCTGCGCGTCAACGGCGAGGAGCACCGGCTCGAGGTGGAGCCGCGCCGGCTGCTCGCCGACGCGCTCCGCGAGGATCTCGGCCTCACCGGCACCCACCTCGGCTGTGAGCAGGGCGCCTGCGGGGCCTGCACCGTGCTCCTCGACGGCGGCGCGGTCCGCTCGTGCCTGCTCTTCGCCGTCCAGGCCGAGGGCGCCGAGGTGACGACCGTGGAGGCGCTGTCGCCGGGCGGCGTGCTCCACCCTCTGCAGGAGGCGTTCCGCGACCACCACGCGCTGCAGTGCGGCTTCTGCACCCCGGGGATGCTGCTGACCGCCGTCGACCTGCTCGCTCGCAACCCCGCGCCCTCCGCAGGCGAGGTGCGCGAGGAGCTCTCCGGCAACCTGTGCCGCTGCACCGGCTACCAGCGCATCGTCGCCGCGGTGCTCGACGCCGCCGCGCGGCTCCGCGGAGCCCGCCCTGCGGCCGGAGCGGCGGCCGGAGCGGCGGCCGGGTGGGCCGACCATCCGCCCCAGCCCTAGGGAACGGGACGCCGTCCGCCGTGTCGACGGTGTCAGCGCGCGGCGTGACGGCTCCTGTATTGGGCAGCAGCCCGATGGAACCTGGCTGAACCCTGGTCAGGCCGCCGCCGCCGGCCGGCAGAGCCGGCAGGGGCGGTAGCCGGCCGACCGGGCCTCGCGCTCCGAGCCGAAGGCCACCCGGTGGTCATCCCGGATGCGCCGGGCGGCGCGGCAGGTGGGAACGCAGAAGATCCGGGTGGTGTCGCTGCCGT
This genomic stretch from Candidatus Dormiibacterota bacterium harbors:
- a CDS encoding FAD binding domain-containing protein; translated protein: MKPAPFRYVRPGTVAEAVAALAAAGGEARPLAGGQSLVPLMNLRLARPTVVVDLNRVGELERLAVEDGWLVIGAMVRHRRLATDPLVARHAPLLAEAARWIGHGAIRARGTIGGSLAHADPAAELPCAAIALDAELSVDGPGGGRTVAAAGLVDGAFSTRLGGGELITAVRVPLAAGARRWGFAELARRHGDFALVLAAATTGDGVAGVTLGGVAGAPLRVEVEGGLDEAGIPAVAARCRDACHPGDDVHATAAWRRAMVEVLVTRVLRQALPGR
- a CDS encoding (2Fe-2S)-binding protein, with the protein product MRLILRVNGEEHRLEVEPRRLLADALREDLGLTGTHLGCEQGACGACTVLLDGGAVRSCLLFAVQAEGAEVTTVEALSPGGVLHPLQEAFRDHHALQCGFCTPGMLLTAVDLLARNPAPSAGEVREELSGNLCRCTGYQRIVAAVLDAAARLRGARPAAGAAAGAAAGWADHPPQP